The window GTGCGACTGCGTGCTGTTTGGCGCCATCACCACCCCACCAGACCCCGACTACTCCAGCGTGGTGGTGCGCATTCGAAGGGAGCTCGGGCTGTATGCGAATGTGCGCCCCTTCAGGGCGTTTTCTGGCATCACCCCCAGCATGTACGAGAATCTCAACCTCACAATCGTTCGGGAGAACACCGAGGGGCTGTACTCCGGTGAGGAGGAAGAGGACGAGCTGGGGGCATACACCAGAAGGGTGGTCACTCGCAAGAGCACACAGAGAATCGCAAAGGTGGCGTGCGAGCTTGCCTGCTCAGAGAGAAAAAGGCTCACGATAGTGCACAAGGCAAACGTGCTGCGCTCCGACAGGCTGTGGAGGCGAGTGTGCATCGAGGTGGCAGAGCGGTATGGAGTGCCGTATGACGAGGTGCTCGTGGATGCATGTGCCCTTCATCTCGTGAGGGAGCCCACCCGATTTGAGCTGTTGCTCACATCCAACCTGTTCGGAGACATACTGAGCGACCTTGCAGCAGGGCTCGTGGGGGGCTTGGGCCTGTGTCCCAGCGCCCAGCTCGGTGATGAGCATGCGATGTTCGAGCCAGTGCATGGCAGCGCCCCGGATATAGCAGGCCGCAACATCGCCAACCCGATAGCAGCCATCCTCTGTGTGGGGCTGATGCTCGACTGGGCAGGGCTCAAAGAGTATGAGCGGATTGAGCAGTCCATAAGATGGGTGCTGGATGCGGGCATCCGCACCCCTGATATCGGAGGAAATGCAAGCACCACGGAGTTCACAGATGCCGTTATCAGCCATCTCGAAAGGTGAGCCTCCGGTATATTGCTTGGCGCTTCCGCCACCCACCTGCATCAGCGAGCAAAAGCCTTTTATCCGCTGGCATTGCCCTTGGCTATATGAGGTGGCTGCCCCTCGTGGTGGTGCTCGGGATGGTAATGCTCATGGCAATGCCGCAGGCATCTGCCCAGAGGGAGCCATACTTTCACGTGGACAGAGTGACAATGCAGCTCGAGGGCTACAATGCCACATTCATGCTCGAATTTCATCTCGACACGCTCGCCAATGCGTATGTGCTGCTGTTTGGTTCAAATGCCATCCGGCCAGATGTGATGAAATTCTTCTCGAACTTCTCTGAGGTGAAGGTGCTGAGTCTTCAGAGGGACAGGGCATACATAAGGGTGGTGAACATCACCCACTCGCTGGACGAAAGGCAGGACAGGATATACTTTCTCTATCCCCCATACCACTTCAGCCAGAGAGTACCCATCATCGTAATCAGGTATCTCGATGGCAGCAGGCTTGAGCTGTACAACCGGGATACCACTCCAGCCAAAATTGCCACTGTGTACAAGTGACCCGTTAGGGGAGGTTGGGGAGTGTGCATAAGACGCCCCTTTCGGCTGGGTCACGGCAGCCCCTGCCCACACCATGTATTTTTAAATAATCTTGTAGTGATACTTCTCTCTTATAGCAGGGTTTTTTGCGAGAATATGTGAGGTTCATATTATTTCTAATTTCTTCTAATCTCCTTAAATCGTCTTCTGATAATGAAAAGACAAATCTTCCTTTCTCATCTCGTTGCTTGCAAGACCCCTTCCGCAAGGGAGGGGATACGCAAGGGGAGGTGGGTGGTCAGGTTTAAATACTCTGAGGATAGAAAGTATAACGACCTCGTAACAGCCGTAAGGCTGGACAGCCCGTAAGGGCTGGTGTGTGAAAGTATCCCGTGAGTCCAGAAGGATAACGGGTAGTGGCTGCGTGAACCAGCCTGTGGGGATAAGGCAGGCAACGACCTGCAAACTCCCCACGAAGCCCCGTCCGTAAGGGCGGGGTAGTTCACATCCTCCTTTCTCTCAACTATGAATTTTGCAGTTGGTAACTTTGGGTCTTTATAAATTCGCCCAAATCCTAACTCTTTTTGTATATACTCTAAACAAGGAAGCTCTTTTATAGACATCTGGACACTAAATCCCATTTCTATTGATGGAGACTTTCTATTTTTTCTTTTTCCAACTCTTATCCAAAAACTTCCTTCCCCATCTACTAAACCTACGAACCACCACCAGAAGTCATCTCTACCAGACATCACTGTGTTGTATGGTCTGGAAGTATAAAAACTACCGCCCACCTCCCCTAATTCATCTCCGCCCTCACGGACGGAGCCTTCTTAGCGATGGAAGGTAAAAGAGCTGTGAGTTCTGTGCGTCAGAGCTTCCAGTCTATATCAGGCTTATTTGGTAGGAATGCTACGTGTAGCAGGTAGCCTATCAAGAACAGGAGGCACACCGGGAAGTATGCGAAATAATAGCCAAAAAACTCGTGAAGCCTGAACTCAAAGCCCAGCTTCCTCGAGAAGCTAAAAAACAACAGAGCAATACATCCAAAGCTCACCAGCGTGCTGATTATCATCCTCATCGCATAGGCCCACTGCTGGTCTGCCAGAAATATCCCTTGGAAAGAGTACAAGATTGGCATGGCGGGGGCAATCAGCACCACATGGGAGGTAGCCTTTGCCATCAGAAGTATGAGAGACGCCATGAGGACGTTAGAAAATAGTATGTTTGGGTCAGTAAGGTCGAGCAGGAGCAAGACCAGAGAGGGGGCAACGAACAGCATAACGGGAATGAATACTTGGGGACTCCTCAAAGCTTTCCATATCAGCTCCCCATACCATTCCTTGAGCCACATGGCTGCACCCAGTGCCCACCTCTTTCTCTGAGCGCGCCACTTCTCCCAGTTTGGGGGAGCAGGGGTATACACCATCAATTTACTCGTATATTTAAAGCGGTAGCCCCTCACAAATGCTCTCATCGCCATATCGAGGTCCTCAGCGACCACCCTTCTAAATCCTCTCAGTGATTCGAAGATGTCCCTCCTGATGGCGAAAGCAGCGCCATTTATGGCGGGAGAGCCAGTTTTGAGCCTCGCCATAAGCCACGAGCCAATGTTAAAGCCAACATACTCATAGTACATCATCTTAGACAAAAACGAGCGTGTGCATATCTTTTTCTTTATATCCAAGATATCTGTATCCTCCATCTCTCGCACTACTTCCTCTAAGAAAGGCACACCTCTGGGAATGTACACATCACCGTCCAGAAAAATGAGGATATCCCCATGCGATAGCTTCGCTGCCTCATTCATGGCATTGACCTTGCCAACCCTCTCCTCATGAAAAATGAAGCGAGCGTT is drawn from Methermicoccus shengliensis DSM 18856 and contains these coding sequences:
- a CDS encoding glycosyltransferase, giving the protein MAGKPRATIIIPVYRECELLSLLLERLTQDGYEEKEIIVVIDEPTRDSLELSEQHPNARFIFHEERVGKVNAMNEAAKLSHGDILIFLDGDVYIPRGVPFLEEVVREMEDTDILDIKKKICTRSFLSKMMYYEYVGFNIGSWLMARLKTGSPAINGAAFAIRRDIFESLRGFRRVVAEDLDMAMRAFVRGYRFKYTSKLMVYTPAPPNWEKWRAQRKRWALGAAMWLKEWYGELIWKALRSPQVFIPVMLFVAPSLVLLLLDLTDPNILFSNVLMASLILLMAKATSHVVLIAPAMPILYSFQGIFLADQQWAYAMRMIISTLVSFGCIALLFFSFSRKLGFEFRLHEFFGYYFAYFPVCLLFLIGYLLHVAFLPNKPDIDWKL
- a CDS encoding LAGLIDADG family homing endonuclease, with translation MSGRDDFWWWFVGLVDGEGSFWIRVGKRKNRKSPSIEMGFSVQMSIKELPCLEYIQKELGFGRIYKDPKLPTAKFIVERKEDVNYPALTDGASWGVCRSLPALSPQAGSRSHYPLSFWTHGILSHTSPYGLSSLTAVTRSLYFLSSEYLNLTTHLPLRIPSLAEGVLQATR
- a CDS encoding isocitrate/isopropylmalate dehydrogenase family protein; protein product: MSLKVAVAPGDGIGREVIPQAVRVLKLLQPDVQCVPIEVGYARYQREGVAISDDDIEMMRQCDCVLFGAITTPPDPDYSSVVVRIRRELGLYANVRPFRAFSGITPSMYENLNLTIVRENTEGLYSGEEEEDELGAYTRRVVTRKSTQRIAKVACELACSERKRLTIVHKANVLRSDRLWRRVCIEVAERYGVPYDEVLVDACALHLVREPTRFELLLTSNLFGDILSDLAAGLVGGLGLCPSAQLGDEHAMFEPVHGSAPDIAGRNIANPIAAILCVGLMLDWAGLKEYERIEQSIRWVLDAGIRTPDIGGNASTTEFTDAVISHLER